A window of Ignavibacteriales bacterium genomic DNA:
CGATGAAGGGGATCCGCGGGGAAATCATTGTAGTCGATAATGCTTCGGATGACGGCAGCGTCGAAATGGTCCGTCGGCGCTTTCCGAAAGTCCACCTGATCGCCAGCAAGTCTAACCTCGGTTTTGCGAAGGCCAACAACGTTGGATTGAAGCAAGCCAGCGGGAAGTACATCCTTCTCATCAACCCCGACACGCTCGTCCAGGAAGATACGCTCCAGGTGATGATCCGGTTTTTCGAGGAAAATCCCGACGTGGGTCTTGCCGGCTGCAAGATCATGAACCCCGACGGGACATTCCAGCTTGCATGCCGCCGCAGTTTCCCGGCTCCCTGGGCTGCGTTCACCAAGATGACAGGTCTCAGCGCTCTCATTCCGGGGTCGCGCCTGTTTGGCCGGTACAATCTCACCTATCTCAGTCCCGACGAAACGTACGAAATCGATGCCGTGAGCGGATCGTTCATGATGGTCCGACGAGAGGCCTATGAGCAGGTGGGAGGGTTGGACGAAGATTTCTTCATGTACGGGGAGGACCTTGACTGGTGCTATCGCATTCAGCGCTCCGGGTGGAAAAACTACTACGTCCATACAACGCAGATCATTCACTACAAAGGAGAGAGCACGAAACGGAGCAGCCTGAATGAAATCCGGACCTTCTACCAGGCGATGCACCTCTTTGTGCAAAAACATCTGCGTGGGTCGCTGGTATTTGTGTTTCTTCTCCGTCTAGCGATCACGGTCTCCTCACGCATCGCCATCCTCCGGGCCTTCTTGAGGCCGCTGGCTGTTGCCCTCGTCGATATCATCCTCGTCGATCTGTCGCTGGTACTAGCCGAGCTCATCTGGTTTGGTACCGTCTTCCGGTTGCCGGCGCATGCATACCCGATAATCTATTCCGTCCCGGCGCTGATTGTCGTGGGAGGGATGTTCTGGGCAGGCGTGTACACACATCGGCGAATGTCGGTATCCCGCACAATCCTGGCGACGGCAATCAGTTACGTCTGCATCGCTGCCCTGGTCTTTTTCTTCAAGGACTACGGATTCAGCCGCGGCGTGACAATTATTTCAGGAATGCTCAGCACGATGCTGCTGCCAACGTGGAGATTCGCGCTTCGCATGATGGGACGGAGTTCATCGGAGGGGCGGAGAAGCATCCTGGGCCGTCGCACACTCATCGTCGGTACAGACAAGTCTGCGGAGGAATTGCTCCGCCGGCTTCGAAGCCGCGTGAGCGATGGATATGATGTGCTCGGTTTTATCGACATCAACAGGAAACGGGTTGGGGAAGAGCTCTCGGGACTTTCCATCGTCGGTAGCACGGATAACATCGGGAAGGTCATCCAGGACCTCAAAGTGAGTGATGTGATTTTCTCCACGCAGACGCTTTCCTATACCGACATCCTTTCCGTGATAGGGCGAACACGTGAGCAGTCGGTCAATTTCCACCTGGTTCCCAATACATTGGAAGTTATCATCGGAAAGGGGAGCGTTGATTCGCTGAACGAGCTCCCGCTGGTCCAAATCTCCTATAACATCGAAAAGACCACAAATCGGTCGCTCAAGCGACTGTTCGACATCGGGGTGTCATTCCTGCTTTTGATTTCGATCTATCCTTTCCTATATTTGAAGAGAATCGTCACCGGGGCTTCGGCTTCGCAGTTCATACTCCGGCTCCCTGCGGTTCTATCCGGGAAACGAAGCCTCGTCGGCCCGCCAGAGACATTCCAGCAAGCGGTCGAAGCAAAAGCCAGCGGGTTCGCAGGTTCTCAGGGACACGGAGGTTCGCTGTATCTCGGAAAGCCCGGCCTCACAGGTTTGATCCAGCTGCAGCGCAACCGCACACTTTCGGAACAGGAACGTGAGCAGTACAACCTGTACTACGCAAAAAACCAATCACTCGCGTTGGACGTAGAAATCCTTCTAAAGACCGTGCTGCAAGCACGGCAGTAGACCCTGACGCACCGGGCGTACACGCTGCCGGCACGAGGAGCAATTATGGCGAAATTGGTACTGGAGTTTGAGAAACCGGTCATGGAGTTGGAGCAGAAGATCGAGGAGATGCGGAGGTATGCCGATAACCTCGATATCGCAGACGAAATCTCCACGCTGGAGAAGAAAGTCGATCAGCTCCGTGAATCGATCTTTTCGAACTTGACGCGCTGGCAGCGCGTACAGCTGGCCCGGCATCCGGACCGCCCATATACGCTGGACTACATCCACCTGATGACCGAAGATTTCGTGGAACTCCACGGTGATCGCCTCTTCGCAGATGACAAGGCGATTGTTGGCGGCTTTGCACGCATTGGCGATCAGCCCGTCATGATCCTGGGGCATCAGAAGGGGAGAGACACGAAATCGAACGTGTTTCGCAATTTCGGCATGGCGAATCCGGAAGGATATCGAAAAGCCCTCCGGTTGATGCACCTCGCAGCCAAGTTCAAGAGGCCGGTCATTACGCTGCTCGACACACCGGGAGCCTATCCGGGTCTCGGCGCGGAAGAACGGGGTCAGGCTGAAGCAATCGCGCGCAATTTGTTTGAAATGTCCCGCCTGCTCGTACCGATCGTCGTTGTGATTATCGGTGAAGGGGCATCGGGGGGCGCACTTGGCATCGGTTTGGGCGACCGTGTGTTGATGTTCGAAAATGCCTGGTACTCCGTGATCGCTCCGGAATCCTGTTCTTCCATACTCTGGAGGAGCTGGGATTACAAGGAACAGGCGGCGGAGGCGTTGAAGCTGACGGCGGCAGATCTGTTGGAACAAAAGATCATCGACCGGATTGTGCCCGAGCCGCCAGGCGGAGCTCATCGAAATCATGAAATGGTGGCATCAACACTCAAAAAGATCCTGCTGGAAGAACTGAAAGCGTTGATGAAATTCAAGCCCGACAAACTTGTGGAAAAACGCGTGGAGAAGTTCTCGAAGATGGGAGCGTGGAAGGAATAGTCAGGGCTTTATGGTCAAGAACACGACGACAACCCGCGTGCGGTACGCAGATACCGACGCAATGAAGTTTGTATACTACGGTAAGTATTTCGAGTACTTTGAACAGGGCCGATCTGAACTCTTGAGGGAGATCGGCATGCCCTACACGGAGATCGAGAAGCACGGCATCCTGATTGCTGTCGTTGAAGCATATGCAAAGTACCGGAAATCGGCCCGCTACGACGACGTCCTGACGGTGGAAACCAGGTGTTCGGAAATGCCGGTCGCAAGGATTCGCATTGAGTACCGCATCATGCTCGAAGGTGAAACCGAACCGATCGTCGAAGGGTACACGGTGCATAGTTTTCTCAATGAATCGACCGGGCGTCCCACGCGTGCGCCGGCGCAGTTCCTCCAGGTGCTGCAAGAAGCGATGAACAATTTCCGGGAGTAGCATGCTCAAACCTGAGCTCCTCGCAATTCTCTGCTGTCCCAGCTGCAAAGGGGACCTTGACTACAAGGCAGATCAACAAACTCTCACCTGCAAGTCCTGCGGACACGTCTACCAGGTGAAAGACGATATCCCCATCATGCTGGTCAATGAGGGCGGGAAGAGCTGACCTCTCCCCCCATCCCCTCCTCCATGCTCGATCGCATTTTCAAGCTGGGAAAAGAAGCAGCCGTCTACGGTCTCAGTTCGATCGTCGGCCGGTTCCTTAATTTCCTGCTCGTGCCGGTCCTGACGAACTACCTCTCGAAGGGGGAGTATGGTGTCGTCTCGAACGTCTTTGCCTACATCGCGTTCGCCTTTGTGCTGTACGGCTATGGCATGGATTCCGCGTACATGCGTTTTGTGTCTTCTGCGGATCCGGCCGACAAGAAGCAGACCCTCAGCATGCCCTTCTATTCGCTGGTGGTCACCTCGATACTTTTCTCGTTGGTGGTTCACTTCAACGCAGCATCCATTGCCGGTGCCATCGGGGTCGATCCCCTTCAGGTGAACCTGATCCGGTATGCCGGCTGGATCCTCTGTTTCGACACGCTGGTCATCGTTCCTTTCGCTTATCTCCGGATGGAGAATCGCGCCAGACTGTTCGCGAGCCTTCGTCTGGTGAACATCCTGATCAACATCTGTCTGACGGTGTTCCTGCTTGTGGGACTCAGGATGAAGGAAGATGCCGTCTTCATCGCAAACCTCGCCGCCTCGGCTGCCACTGCTGTGTTCCTGATCTGGATCATTGTCCCTCAACTTACCCTTCGGCTCTCCGGCAGGTTGTTCAAGGATATGCTGCGGTTCGGGCTTCCCTATATCCCGGCCGGACTTGCAGGCATCGCCATCCAGGTTATTGACCGGCCGATTGTCAAGGCGTTGACAAACGATGACACCCTCGGCGTCTACCAGGCGAACTACAGGCTCGGCGTGTTGATGATGCTTGTGGTCGGCATGTTCGACTACGCATGGAGACCGTTCTTCCTGACCCACGCGCGGGATCACGACGCACCGAGGCTCTTCTCGAAAGTGTTTACATACTTCGTCGCACTTCTCATGCTCGTGTTTGTGACAGGGTCGCTCTTCGTGGAAGACGTGATTCGGATCAGGTTCTTCGGCCGGTATTTCATTCACCCGGATTTCTGGGGCGGCCTTTCGATTGTCCCGATTATACTGCTCTCGTATGTTTTTACCGGTGCGTACGTGAATTTCGTCGTCGGGATATATCTGGAGAAGAAGACGAAGTTCCTCCCATATATCACCGGCGCAGGAGCGCTGGTCAATGTCGTTGTCAATCTTACCCTGATACCGAAGCTCGGAATCACCGGTGCTGCCCTGGCTACGCTTCTCAGCTACATGGTCATGGCCATCGGAATTTATTTCCCCTCGCAGCGGTTGTATCATGTAGAGTACGAATGGGGACGTCTGGCGCGTCTCGCGCTCGCGGCATTCGCAATCGTTGTCCCGGTCCTTCTGCTGGGACTTCCACCGGCTACTGCTGTCGGTATAGCTGTCAAGATCGTTTCCACAGTCCTCTTCGTTCTTCTCGTGTTTGTGCTGAAGGTCTTCGACGGTGCGGATATCAAGGAAACAAGGGACGCGCTCTCGAAAATGTTTGTTCGATCCTGATCGCCAATCCGTGTATCTCTCATCGGGCTCCACTGTGCGAATAGTATCCAGCGGCGGTTGTCTCATTGCTGTCATGCTTCTTTGCGCGTGTTCTGCGCAGAAGGAACTCCCCCCTGCGCTGTGTACGGTGGTGGGGATTGTCTGCATCACCGGCAATGTGCCGTTTACAAATCTCTCTCTCCAAACAGCGGACGGCGCGATGGTGAAGATCCGGAAAGACACATCGGCGATCGTCCGGAAGCTGATCGAACT
This region includes:
- a CDS encoding acetyl-CoA carboxylase carboxyltransferase subunit alpha, which gives rise to MAKLVLEFEKPVMELEQKIEEMRRYADNLDIADEISTLEKKVDQLRESIFSNLTRWQRVQLARHPDRPYTLDYIHLMTEDFVELHGDRLFADDKAIVGGFARIGDQPVMILGHQKGRDTKSNVFRNFGMANPEGYRKALRLMHLAAKFKRPVITLLDTPGAYPGLGAEERGQAEAIARNLFEMSRLLVPIVVVIIGEGASGGALGIGLGDRVLMFENAWYSVIAPESCSSILWRSWDYKEQAAEALKLTAADLLEQKIIDRIVPEPPGGAHRNHEMVASTLKKILLEELKALMKFKPDKLVEKRVEKFSKMGAWKE
- a CDS encoding glycosyltransferase, with translation MAVRPKKNIPLLSIIIVNYNVRDFLHHALVSLQKAMKGIRGEIIVVDNASDDGSVEMVRRRFPKVHLIASKSNLGFAKANNVGLKQASGKYILLINPDTLVQEDTLQVMIRFFEENPDVGLAGCKIMNPDGTFQLACRRSFPAPWAAFTKMTGLSALIPGSRLFGRYNLTYLSPDETYEIDAVSGSFMMVRREAYEQVGGLDEDFFMYGEDLDWCYRIQRSGWKNYYVHTTQIIHYKGESTKRSSLNEIRTFYQAMHLFVQKHLRGSLVFVFLLRLAITVSSRIAILRAFLRPLAVALVDIILVDLSLVLAELIWFGTVFRLPAHAYPIIYSVPALIVVGGMFWAGVYTHRRMSVSRTILATAISYVCIAALVFFFKDYGFSRGVTIISGMLSTMLLPTWRFALRMMGRSSSEGRRSILGRRTLIVGTDKSAEELLRRLRSRVSDGYDVLGFIDINRKRVGEELSGLSIVGSTDNIGKVIQDLKVSDVIFSTQTLSYTDILSVIGRTREQSVNFHLVPNTLEVIIGKGSVDSLNELPLVQISYNIEKTTNRSLKRLFDIGVSFLLLISIYPFLYLKRIVTGASASQFILRLPAVLSGKRSLVGPPETFQQAVEAKASGFAGSQGHGGSLYLGKPGLTGLIQLQRNRTLSEQEREQYNLYYAKNQSLALDVEILLKTVLQARQ
- a CDS encoding Trm112 family protein codes for the protein MLKPELLAILCCPSCKGDLDYKADQQTLTCKSCGHVYQVKDDIPIMLVNEGGKS
- a CDS encoding thioesterase family protein, which translates into the protein MVKNTTTTRVRYADTDAMKFVYYGKYFEYFEQGRSELLREIGMPYTEIEKHGILIAVVEAYAKYRKSARYDDVLTVETRCSEMPVARIRIEYRIMLEGETEPIVEGYTVHSFLNESTGRPTRAPAQFLQVLQEAMNNFRE
- a CDS encoding oligosaccharide flippase family protein, with product MLDRIFKLGKEAAVYGLSSIVGRFLNFLLVPVLTNYLSKGEYGVVSNVFAYIAFAFVLYGYGMDSAYMRFVSSADPADKKQTLSMPFYSLVVTSILFSLVVHFNAASIAGAIGVDPLQVNLIRYAGWILCFDTLVIVPFAYLRMENRARLFASLRLVNILINICLTVFLLVGLRMKEDAVFIANLAASAATAVFLIWIIVPQLTLRLSGRLFKDMLRFGLPYIPAGLAGIAIQVIDRPIVKALTNDDTLGVYQANYRLGVLMMLVVGMFDYAWRPFFLTHARDHDAPRLFSKVFTYFVALLMLVFVTGSLFVEDVIRIRFFGRYFIHPDFWGGLSIVPIILLSYVFTGAYVNFVVGIYLEKKTKFLPYITGAGALVNVVVNLTLIPKLGITGAALATLLSYMVMAIGIYFPSQRLYHVEYEWGRLARLALAAFAIVVPVLLLGLPPATAVGIAVKIVSTVLFVLLVFVLKVFDGADIKETRDALSKMFVRS